A region of the Roseiflexus sp. RS-1 genome:
TCATCAATGCGCTGATCGATGCCTGGCGCGACCGGCGCGTACCGGTCGTTGCGCCGGTGTTCGCCGGCGTGCGTGGCAATCCGGTGCTGTTCGATCGGGCGATGTTTGGAGAATTGTTGACCATCGAAGGGGATCAGGGCGCGCGTGGGGTGATTGCCCGCGATCCGACGCGGGTGCATCTCATCCATTTCGATGATGAGCGCCCGTTGCTCGACATCGATACGCCTGAAGCTTATACGCGCGCCCGCCGTTTGCTCGACGTATAAATGAGGTTGCGCTATGTTTCTTGCGACGCTCCCCATCGACCAGGCGGTCGGTCATATTCTACGTCATAATATCGCCGATGCCGCCGGACATAAGGCGCTGCCGAAGGGAAAGCGCCTGACCGATGATGATGTGACGCGCCTGCGCGCGCTGGGAATTGCTTCGGTGCGCGTGGCAGTGCTGGAGCCGGGTGATGTTCATGAGGACGCAGCCGCCAGGCGTCTTGCTGCGGTTGTCTGCCGTCCGGGTGTGACGGCGACCGACGCCGTGCATAGCCGGGTGAATCTGCTTGCAGAGGCGGATGGGGTGGTCGTGGTGGAAAAAGCAGCGCTCCTGGCAATCAATGCGATCGACGGACTGACCATTGCCACGCTGCCGAACCATGCGCTGGTCCGTCGGCGCAGGCGCGTCGCAACGATCAAGATCATTCCATTTGCGCTGCCCGAAGCGCTGGTTCAACAGGCGGAGCGGATTGGCGTCGATGCAGGCGGCGTCGTAGGAGTACGACCATTGCAGCAACGACAGGTTGGCGTGCTGCTGGTCGTCAGCCCCGAAGCGCGCGAGCGCATCACGCGACTGGTGCTTCCCGCCATCGAAGCCCGTGTGACAGAACTCGGCTCGACAGTGGGCGCGGTACGTTACGCTGCACTGGACGAGCACGAAGTGGCGGAAGGGATTGCTGCACTCCACGCCGCTGGCGCCGATCTGCTGATTACTGCCGGTGAAACATCGATCATGGATCGCGATGATGTAACACCGCAGGGTATTCGGATGGCTGGTGGACATATCGAGCACTACGGTGCGCCGGTCGAACCGG
Encoded here:
- a CDS encoding molybdopterin-binding protein, which gives rise to MFLATLPIDQAVGHILRHNIADAAGHKALPKGKRLTDDDVTRLRALGIASVRVAVLEPGDVHEDAAARRLAAVVCRPGVTATDAVHSRVNLLAEADGVVVVEKAALLAINAIDGLTIATLPNHALVRRRRRVATIKIIPFALPEALVQQAERIGVDAGGVVGVRPLQQRQVGVLLVVSPEARERITRLVLPAIEARVTELGSTVGAVRYAALDEHEVAEGIAALHAAGADLLITAGETSIMDRDDVTPQGIRMAGGHIEHYGAPVEPGNLLLLAYLDDGTPQGIPILGAPGCVRSRATNIVDLLLPRLLSGERITRRDIIDLGHGGLLER